The proteins below are encoded in one region of Mangifera indica cultivar Alphonso unplaced genomic scaffold, CATAS_Mindica_2.1 Un_0004, whole genome shotgun sequence:
- the LOC123205388 gene encoding cell number regulator 2-like produces MDSANPKLEPWSSGLCDCFSDCSTCCLTFWCPCITFGRVAEIADRGSTSCPTAGALYLLLHAFTGLTLCFTFSFCYTCFYRKRMRQQFKLEETPCCDCLVHCFCAPCAFCQEYRELKSRGFDMPIGWHGNMERQNRGVAMEAVPPFVEGGMKR; encoded by the exons ATGGATTCAGCGAACCCCAAATTGGAACCTTGGTCTTCCGGACTTTGCGACTGCTTCTCTGACTGCTCCACCT GCTGCTTGACGTTTTGGTGTCCATGCATCACTTTTGGACGAGTTGCTGAGATTGCAGACCGAGGATCTACTT CTTGTCCTACAGCGGGAGCACTTTATCTTCTGCTTCATGCGTTCACTGGTTTAACACTTTGCTTCACTTTTTCATTTTGCTACACTTGCTTTTATCGCAAAAGGATGCGGCAGCAGTTCAAGCTAGAAGAGACCCCTTGTTGCGACTGCTTGGTTCATTGTTTCTGCGCGCCCTGTGCCTTTTGTCAAGAATATCGCGAGCTCAAAAGTCGTGGATTTGACATGCCTATtg GATGGCATGGTAATATGGAAAGGCAAAATCGGGGAGTGGCCATGGAAGCTGTTCCTCCTTTTGTGGAAGGTGGCATGAAAAGGTAG
- the LOC123205389 gene encoding protein PLANT CADMIUM RESISTANCE 2-like, which yields MDSANPKLEAWSSGLCDRFSNCSTCWLTIWCPCITFGRVAEIADRGYTSCATAGVLYLLLGAVTGLTFCYTCCYRKKMRQQFKLEETPCCDCLVHFFCQACGLCQEYRELKRRGFDMSIGWQGNMERQNRGVAMEVVPPFVEGGMKR from the exons ATGGATTCAGCGAACCCCAAATTGGAAGCTTGGTCTTCTGGACTTTGCGACCGCTTCTCTAACTGCTCCACCT GTTGGTTGACGATTTGGTGTCCATGCATCACTTTTGGCCGAGTTGCTGAGATTGCAGACCGAGGATATACTT CTTGTGCTACAGCGGGAGTACTTTATCTTCTACTTGGTGCGGTAACTGGTTTAACATTTTGCTACACTTGCTGCTATCGCAAAAAGATGCGGCAACAGTTCAAGCTAGAAGAGACCCCTTGTTGCGACTGCTTGGTTCATTTTTTCTGCCAAGCCTGTGGCCTTTGTCAAGAATATCGCGAGCTCAAAAGACGTGGATTTGACATGTCTATTG GATGGCAAGGTAATATGGAAAGGCAAAATCGGGGAGTGGCCATGGAAGTTGTTCCTCCTTTTGTGGAAGGTGGCATGAAAAGATAG